From the genome of Vicia villosa cultivar HV-30 ecotype Madison, WI linkage group LG2, Vvil1.0, whole genome shotgun sequence, one region includes:
- the LOC131650896 gene encoding uncharacterized protein LOC131650896: protein MTQTYPHLTFVYFNGAKPPLQFRFSEDTPLAELITILNSLLQYPKNRKVVKLEYRLPSLDADIKVQFTQFALKTDDDLKILWSTFRRYSTKGRIEVNAKIQRSGEYVIKMLQRPQLPVYNNM from the coding sequence ATGACTCAAACATATCCTCACCTTACTTTTGTTTACTTCAATGGTGCGAAACCGCCACTTCAATTTAGGTTCTCCGAGGACACGCCGCTCGCCGAGCTGATTACCATACTCAATTCTCTCCTCCAATATCCAAAAAATCGGAAGGTAGTCAAGCTCGAGTATCGTTTACCATCACTTGATGCTGACATAAAGGTGCAGTTCACCCAGTTTGCACTGAAGACAGATGACGATTTAAAAATTTTGTGGAGTACTTTTCGCCGATACTCTACTAAAGGTCGGATTGAAGTCAATGCAAAGATTCAGAGATCTGGAGAATATGTCATTAAAATGTTGCAACGTCCTCAACTACCCGTTTATAACAATATGTAA
- the LOC131650897 gene encoding uncharacterized protein LOC131650897 — translation MVHPDIFLKDVSAKVNDDAKPNEVNDDSKIIVVEIDMEQQFSNDQVFNARQHMLDWVRMEASKLGFVIGRSDNDTSRRQEFVTMICERGEKYVSKVWKLKHDDTGSRKCERQYKLRRSCKVDDMWRFSVICGKHNHVLDTKLHI, via the coding sequence ATGGTGCACCCCGACATATTTCTCAAAGATGTTTCGGCCAAGGTGAATGATGATGCTAAACCGAATGAGGTGAATGATGATTCTAAAATAATTGTTGTCGAGATAGATATGGAACAACAATTTTCAAATGATCAAGTTTTCAATGCTCGTCAACATATGCTTGACTGGGTCCGAATGGAAGCTAGCAAACTCGGGTTTGTGATTGGAAGGTCCGACAATGACACTAGTAGAAGGCAAGAATTTGTAACGATGATATGCGAGAGAGGTGAAAAATATGTTTCAAAAGTTTGGAAGTTAAAACATGATGACACCGGATCGAGAAAATGTGAGCGTCAGTATAAATTGCGCAGATCATGTAAGGTGGATGATATGTGGCGGTTTAGTGTCATTTGTGGTAAACATAATCATGTATTGGACACCAAgctacatatataa
- the LOC131653286 gene encoding pentatricopeptide repeat-containing protein At1g12300, mitochondrial-like isoform X2, which yields MSFRCNAAFSLFLLSNPKFIRSFASTRLYSQIFHEEEKDNLVSSFNHLLLGHNPTPSIIEFNKILGSLVRAKHYSTAVSLHRQLELKTGIESSLVTLSILINCFSQLGHISLSFSVFANILKMGYHPDVITLTTLIKGLCLKGHLHLALQFHDNLLAHGYHLNQVSYGTLINGLCKGGQTTSALQLLRRVDGKLVQPDVVMYTTIIDNAIGLLHKMILENINPDVYTFNTLVDAFCKEGKLKEAKNVLAAMMKKSIKPDVYSFNSLMDGYCLLNDVRKANDIFNSMAQMGVTSNVYSYTIMINGFCKIKMVDKAMNLFQEMHHKNIIPNTITYSSLIDGLCKFGRISYALKLVDEMHDRCQPPNIITYNPILDAFCKNNHLDKAIVLLTKIKEKGIQPDMFSYNILINGLCKGGRLEDAQKVFEDLLVKGYTLDVYTYNTMINGFCNKSLFDEALAMMSKMKDNGCIPDAITYETLILSLFKENENDKAEKLFTEMIARGLL from the exons ATGTCGTTCAGATGCAACGCTGCTTTCTCTCTTTTCTTACTTTCTAACCCTAAATTCATTCGTTCCTTCGCCTCAACAAGGCTATATTCTCAAATATTCCATGAGGAAGAGAAAGACAATCTTGTTTCTTCATTCAATCACTTGCTGCTCGGTCACAATCCTACCCCTTCTATCATTGAATTTAACAAGATCTTAGGTTCACTTGTCAGGGCCAAACATTACTCCACCGCTGTTTCTCTTCATCGACAATTGGAATTAAAGACTGGAATTGAATCAAGCTTAGTCACTTTGAGCATTTTGATCAATTGCTTTTCTCAATTGGGTCatatctctctttctttttctgtttttgccAACATTCTCAAAATGGGTTACCACCCAGATGTCATAACGCTCACTACACTCATCAAGGGTCTCTGTCTCAAAGGTCACCTCCATCTAGCATTGCAATTTCATGACAACCTGCTAGCACATGGATATCATTTGAACCAAGTTAGTTATGGAACCTTGATCAATGGTTTATGCAAAGGAGGACAAACAACATCAGCACTACAATTGCTGAGACGAGTTGATGGGAAGTTGGTTCAGCCTGATGTGGTAATGTACACTACAATCATTGATA ATGCTATTGGTTTGTTACACAAAATGATACTAGAAAACATCAACCCTGATGTGTATACCTTTAATACATTGGTTGATGCATTTTGTAAGGAAGGAAAGTTGAAAGAAGCTAAAAATGTGTTAGCTGCGATGATGAAAAAAAGCATCAAGCCTGATGTTTATAGTTTTAACTCTTTAATGGATGGTTATTGTTTGCTAAATGATGTACGCAAGGCCAATGATATATTCAACAGTATGGCCCAAATGGGAGTGACCTCTAATGTTTATAGTTACACCATCATGATTAATGGATTTTGTAAGATTAAAATGGTTGATAAAGCCATGAATCTCTTTCAAGAAATGCATCACAAAAATATAATTCCTAATACAATAACCTACAGTTCTCTTATTGATGGTTTGTGCAAATTTGGGAGAATATCATATGCTTTAAAGCTTGTCGATGAGATGCATGATAGGTGTCAACCACCTAATATAATTACGTACAATCCTATATTGGATGCTTTCTGCAAAAATAATCATCTCGACAAGGCGATTGTTTTATTAACCAAAATTAAGGAGAAGGGTATTCAACCAGATATGTTCTCATATAATATTCTTATCAATGGACTGTGCAAAGGTGGAAGACTAGAGGATGCACAAAAAGTATTTGAAGATCTTTTGGTCAAAGGATACACTCTAGACGTCTATACTTATAACACTATGATCAACGGGTTTTGCAACAAGAGCTTGTTTGATGAAGCATTGGCCATGATGTCTAAAATGAAAGACAACGGTTGCATTCCGGATGCTATTACTTATGAAACACTTATTCTTTCTCtctttaaagaaaatgaaaatgacAAAGCAGAGAAACTTTTTACAGAAATGATTGCGAGAGGTCTACTGTAA
- the LOC131653286 gene encoding pentatricopeptide repeat-containing protein At1g12300, mitochondrial-like isoform X1, protein MSFRCNAAFSLFLLSNPKFIRSFASTRLYSQIFHEEEKDNLVSSFNHLLLGHNPTPSIIEFNKILGSLVRAKHYSTAVSLHRQLELKTGIESSLVTLSILINCFSQLGHISLSFSVFANILKMGYHPDVITLTTLIKGLCLKGHLHLALQFHDNLLAHGYHLNQVSYGTLINGLCKGGQTTSALQLLRRVDGKLVQPDVVMYTTIIDSMCKDKLVNDAFDLYSEMLANKISPTVVTYNTLIYGFCIMGQLKDAIGLLHKMILENINPDVYTFNTLVDAFCKEGKLKEAKNVLAAMMKKSIKPDVYSFNSLMDGYCLLNDVRKANDIFNSMAQMGVTSNVYSYTIMINGFCKIKMVDKAMNLFQEMHHKNIIPNTITYSSLIDGLCKFGRISYALKLVDEMHDRCQPPNIITYNPILDAFCKNNHLDKAIVLLTKIKEKGIQPDMFSYNILINGLCKGGRLEDAQKVFEDLLVKGYTLDVYTYNTMINGFCNKSLFDEALAMMSKMKDNGCIPDAITYETLILSLFKENENDKAEKLFTEMIARGLL, encoded by the coding sequence ATGTCGTTCAGATGCAACGCTGCTTTCTCTCTTTTCTTACTTTCTAACCCTAAATTCATTCGTTCCTTCGCCTCAACAAGGCTATATTCTCAAATATTCCATGAGGAAGAGAAAGACAATCTTGTTTCTTCATTCAATCACTTGCTGCTCGGTCACAATCCTACCCCTTCTATCATTGAATTTAACAAGATCTTAGGTTCACTTGTCAGGGCCAAACATTACTCCACCGCTGTTTCTCTTCATCGACAATTGGAATTAAAGACTGGAATTGAATCAAGCTTAGTCACTTTGAGCATTTTGATCAATTGCTTTTCTCAATTGGGTCatatctctctttctttttctgtttttgccAACATTCTCAAAATGGGTTACCACCCAGATGTCATAACGCTCACTACACTCATCAAGGGTCTCTGTCTCAAAGGTCACCTCCATCTAGCATTGCAATTTCATGACAACCTGCTAGCACATGGATATCATTTGAACCAAGTTAGTTATGGAACCTTGATCAATGGTTTATGCAAAGGAGGACAAACAACATCAGCACTACAATTGCTGAGACGAGTTGATGGGAAGTTGGTTCAGCCTGATGTGGTAATGTACACTACAATCATTGATAGTATGTGTAAAGATAAACTTGTTAACGATGCTTTTGATTTATATTCTGAAATGTTAGCTAACAAAATTTCTCCTACTGTTGTCACTTATAATACATTGATCTATGGCTTTTGCATTATGGGTCAATTGAAAGATGCTATTGGTTTGTTACACAAAATGATACTAGAAAACATCAACCCTGATGTGTATACCTTTAATACATTGGTTGATGCATTTTGTAAGGAAGGAAAGTTGAAAGAAGCTAAAAATGTGTTAGCTGCGATGATGAAAAAAAGCATCAAGCCTGATGTTTATAGTTTTAACTCTTTAATGGATGGTTATTGTTTGCTAAATGATGTACGCAAGGCCAATGATATATTCAACAGTATGGCCCAAATGGGAGTGACCTCTAATGTTTATAGTTACACCATCATGATTAATGGATTTTGTAAGATTAAAATGGTTGATAAAGCCATGAATCTCTTTCAAGAAATGCATCACAAAAATATAATTCCTAATACAATAACCTACAGTTCTCTTATTGATGGTTTGTGCAAATTTGGGAGAATATCATATGCTTTAAAGCTTGTCGATGAGATGCATGATAGGTGTCAACCACCTAATATAATTACGTACAATCCTATATTGGATGCTTTCTGCAAAAATAATCATCTCGACAAGGCGATTGTTTTATTAACCAAAATTAAGGAGAAGGGTATTCAACCAGATATGTTCTCATATAATATTCTTATCAATGGACTGTGCAAAGGTGGAAGACTAGAGGATGCACAAAAAGTATTTGAAGATCTTTTGGTCAAAGGATACACTCTAGACGTCTATACTTATAACACTATGATCAACGGGTTTTGCAACAAGAGCTTGTTTGATGAAGCATTGGCCATGATGTCTAAAATGAAAGACAACGGTTGCATTCCGGATGCTATTACTTATGAAACACTTATTCTTTCTCtctttaaagaaaatgaaaatgacAAAGCAGAGAAACTTTTTACAGAAATGATTGCGAGAGGTCTACTGTAA